In Mytilus edulis chromosome 13, xbMytEdul2.2, whole genome shotgun sequence, a single window of DNA contains:
- the LOC139501632 gene encoding G-protein coupled receptor 157-like, with translation MGNENSTVIYKNIYQDPYDTLPLVLTLISAPLSIVGALFIFITFSLVDEARNETRKLLVCLTISDFIMAISSTVGNVRYAVKYGKSEIIELACPSTECDYLCLIHGSVQTWANLCSFFWTTIIAFHLLTNVVFKTREHYFTLRLCVHGVAWGVPLVIVILAMVHGVIGEDYRVGSGLWCWISACITPSEQFFWMMVTGKGWELLMYLLTGASYILLKGYMIQKRKERKQARLSFMDLSDNLRPSDENYLTLW, from the exons ATGGGAAATGAGAATTCTACTGTTATATATAAGAATATTTACCAGGATCCTTACGACACGCTTCCGCTCGTACTAACTCTCATATCAGCACCGTTATCGATAGTTGGAGCGTTGTTTATCTTTATTACATTTAGTTTGGTCGATGAGGCTAGGAACGAGACAAGAAAGTTACTAGTATGTTTAACTATATCTGATTTCATCATGGCGATAAGTTCCACTGTTGGCAACGTTCGGTACGCCGTAAAATACGGAAAATCAGAAATAATAGAACTTGCCTGTCCTAGTACAGAATGTGATTACCTTTGTCTGATTCATGGCAGTGTCCAAACTTGGGCAAACTTATGTTCATTTTTCTGGACTACAATCATTGCATTCCATTTGCTAACGAATGTTGTTTTCAAAACGAGGGAACATTATTTCACATTAAGGCTATGTGTTCATGGTGTAGCATGGGGAGTGCCTC TTGTTATAGTAATACTAGCAATGGTCCATGGCGTTATAGGTGAAGATTACAGGGTCGGCAGTGGTCTGTGGTGCTGGATCTCAGCATGCATTACTCCTTCAGAACAGTTTTTCTGGATGATGGTGACGGGGAAAGGCTGGGAACTACTCATGTACCTTCTAACTGGAGCTTCGTATATCTTGTTAAAGGGATATATGATACAGAAG aGAAAAGAACGAAAACAAGCTCGGTTGAGTTTTATGGATTTATCCGACAACCTCAGACCATCAGATGAGAATTATTTGACACTGTGGTGA